Proteins from a single region of Flavobacterium sp. K5-23:
- a CDS encoding UvrD-helicase domain-containing protein: protein MQRPSFSIYDASAGSGKTYALVKEYLKIILVAHKNDAYRNILAITFTNKAVHEMKSRIVGSLSEFAKDEPSQKAQDLMQDLAIDTELSIIQIKTKSQQIIKHIIHNYAAFDISTIDKFTHKVIRAFAHDLNLPMTFEVTLDTENLLTEAVDAIIAQAGEDETLTKLLIDFTMEKTDDDKSWDISREILDTGRLVLNENHRNEITHFHDKSISDFVEIKKKLVETCKVLDKENSSLAEGLMTLIDNNGIDLKSFSRGTFPNHLISIRDGKFNPKNKTFHEFDDIAINKTAKDRALIENLIPELIQNLVTIYKNFEKRDFYKAFLKNITPLSLLNTVSNELAKIQEEQNVLSITEFNAIIHREIQNQPAPFIYERLGERYRHFFIDEFQDTSEMQWQNLIPLIDNALSGQDDFGEKGTLMIVGDPKQSIYRWRGGKAEQFIELSKDNNPFNNPDKKLEHLDKNYRSYSQVIDFNNEFFKLVSGEFEHPDYKDLYENHSHQKTNSKTGGYVNISFIPKVETTEDDEEALDKTELFVLATLNTIQKVFREGFEYKDIVILTRKRDQGIAIANYLTEQNIPLLSSETLMIQNATEVRLIIHLLKYLKNNADLEAKAYFLHYIAENIQDQLPVHDFIAKGMEQKQEVDFENWLTSFDISLSFQNIRKKSLYEAVEIIISKFILPSAPSEGRGDSVDKLNVKNTAVFDGDSGLGKKGYMTGGNYSHLLIEKAIAHREEPTVAEKILWAELKTQALNSKFRQQHLIDNYIVDFVCLSKRLIVEVDGDYHFTEEQILFDQERTNVLNELGYKVIRFRNEEVIGSISKVLDTIRQELKERDLFLSEVVKVQAQMLEPNNDELFGSANSSRDKVTTQSPSPSGRAGEGNAYVQYFLDIVLERDVRNQAGIADFLNFWDKNAEKFSIPSPEGNNAVRIMTIHKSKGLEFPVVIIPFAEEDYSRKPKDKLWLDAAEMDFGLPKVLIDNSSAVEGFGEEAKLVYDQKKQEELLDNINVLYVALTRAEEQLYVISNMNLTSKGEVKTNNMSAFFINYLMNYGDFEENKLEYEFGNSKKLSSNSKHIDTSKKIVVVGETLDPKNIKIAQREALMWGTHQQESIEYGNVVHEILSFVKTKDDVVLAVDKAIENGLINYGQKELVFQTIQDIVNHKELEFFFAKGNIVLNEQTIIQKEGGTIKPDRMVLTKNSEVYLLDYKTGVHNAKYQKQLENYQYAIELMGYKVIKKTLIYIGKQIDVVNL, encoded by the coding sequence ATGCAAAGACCTTCTTTCTCCATATATGACGCTTCAGCAGGATCTGGTAAAACCTATGCGCTTGTCAAAGAATACCTGAAAATTATTCTAGTAGCCCATAAAAACGATGCCTATAGAAATATTCTCGCCATTACGTTTACCAATAAAGCGGTACACGAAATGAAAAGCCGTATCGTAGGAAGTCTGTCTGAATTTGCCAAAGACGAACCTTCCCAAAAAGCACAGGATTTAATGCAGGATTTAGCGATTGACACGGAGCTTTCAATTATCCAAATAAAAACTAAATCCCAGCAAATCATCAAGCACATTATTCATAATTATGCTGCTTTTGATATTTCGACAATTGATAAATTCACCCATAAAGTGATTCGTGCTTTTGCGCACGACTTAAATTTACCCATGACTTTCGAGGTGACTTTGGACACGGAGAATTTATTGACCGAAGCCGTAGACGCCATCATTGCGCAAGCGGGAGAAGATGAAACCTTGACCAAGTTGCTCATCGATTTCACTATGGAAAAAACCGATGACGATAAGTCTTGGGATATTTCGCGTGAAATTCTAGACACAGGTCGTCTAGTACTGAATGAAAACCACCGCAATGAAATTACCCATTTTCACGATAAATCCATTTCCGATTTCGTTGAAATAAAAAAGAAACTAGTAGAAACCTGTAAAGTTTTAGATAAAGAAAATAGCTCGTTAGCTGAAGGCTTAATGACTTTAATAGATAATAACGGAATTGATTTAAAATCATTCTCAAGAGGAACTTTTCCAAATCATTTAATCAGTATCCGAGACGGGAAATTCAACCCAAAAAACAAGACCTTTCACGAATTTGATGATATTGCCATCAATAAAACAGCCAAAGACCGCGCTTTAATAGAAAACCTGATTCCGGAGTTAATCCAAAACCTGGTAACGATCTATAAAAATTTCGAAAAAAGAGATTTCTACAAAGCCTTTCTTAAAAACATAACACCGCTTTCTTTATTGAATACAGTGAGTAATGAATTGGCCAAAATTCAAGAAGAGCAAAACGTGCTTTCCATAACCGAATTTAACGCAATTATTCACCGCGAAATTCAAAACCAGCCTGCCCCTTTTATATATGAACGATTAGGGGAGCGTTACCGCCATTTTTTTATTGATGAATTTCAGGACACTTCAGAGATGCAATGGCAAAACCTGATTCCGTTGATTGACAATGCGCTTTCGGGTCAAGATGATTTTGGCGAAAAGGGAACTTTGATGATTGTGGGAGATCCCAAACAATCTATTTATCGCTGGCGTGGTGGAAAGGCGGAGCAATTTATTGAATTAAGTAAAGACAACAATCCGTTTAATAATCCAGATAAAAAACTGGAACATTTAGATAAAAATTACCGAAGCTATTCACAAGTAATTGATTTTAATAATGAATTCTTTAAATTGGTTTCGGGGGAATTTGAGCATCCTGATTATAAAGATTTGTATGAAAATCACAGCCATCAAAAAACGAATAGCAAAACCGGTGGTTATGTTAATATTTCTTTTATTCCAAAAGTAGAAACAACCGAAGACGATGAAGAAGCGCTGGATAAAACAGAACTATTTGTTTTAGCCACTTTGAATACAATCCAGAAAGTATTTCGAGAAGGTTTTGAATACAAAGACATTGTGATTCTTACGCGTAAACGCGACCAGGGAATTGCCATTGCCAATTATTTGACAGAGCAAAACATTCCGCTGTTATCATCAGAAACATTGATGATTCAAAACGCAACCGAAGTGCGATTGATTATTCACTTATTAAAATACCTGAAAAACAATGCCGACTTAGAAGCAAAAGCCTATTTCCTGCATTATATCGCCGAGAATATTCAGGATCAATTGCCTGTTCATGATTTCATAGCCAAAGGGATGGAGCAAAAACAAGAAGTCGATTTCGAAAATTGGCTAACTAGTTTCGATATTTCCTTGTCATTCCAGAACATCCGTAAAAAATCATTGTATGAAGCAGTAGAAATTATAATATCCAAATTTATCCTCCCCTCAGCCCCCTCCGAAGGAAGGGGAGACAGTGTCGATAAACTGAATGTAAAAAACACAGCTGTTTTTGATGGTGATTCTGGATTAGGTAAAAAAGGGTATATGACTGGTGGGAATTATTCTCATCTTTTAATAGAAAAAGCAATTGCACATAGAGAAGAACCTACTGTGGCTGAAAAAATATTATGGGCTGAACTTAAAACGCAAGCTTTAAATAGTAAATTCAGGCAACAACATTTGATAGATAATTATATTGTTGATTTTGTTTGTTTGTCAAAAAGACTGATTGTCGAGGTTGATGGAGATTATCATTTTACGGAGGAACAAATTTTATTTGATCAAGAAAGAACAAATGTTTTAAATGAATTAGGTTATAAAGTTATTCGTTTTCGAAACGAAGAAGTAATAGGTAGTATTTCCAAAGTTTTAGACACAATAAGGCAAGAATTAAAGGAGCGAGATCTTTTTTTATCGGAAGTTGTTAAGGTTCAAGCACAGATGTTAGAACCAAATAATGATGAATTATTTGGTTCGGCTAATTCTTCTAGAGACAAAGTAACCACTCAGTCACCCTCCCCTTCGGGGAGGGCTGGGGAGGGGAATGCCTACGTTCAGTATTTTCTCGACATAGTTCTCGAGAGAGATGTTAGGAACCAAGCAGGAATAGCTGATTTCTTGAATTTTTGGGATAAGAACGCGGAGAAATTCAGTATTCCATCACCGGAAGGGAATAACGCGGTGCGTATTATGACGATTCATAAATCAAAAGGATTGGAGTTTCCAGTTGTAATTATCCCTTTTGCTGAAGAAGATTACAGTCGGAAACCAAAAGACAAACTGTGGCTAGACGCTGCCGAAATGGATTTTGGCCTTCCTAAAGTTTTGATAGACAACAGTAGTGCTGTGGAAGGTTTTGGGGAAGAAGCAAAATTAGTTTACGATCAAAAAAAGCAAGAAGAATTGCTGGATAATATCAATGTTTTATACGTGGCTTTAACCCGTGCCGAAGAGCAGTTGTATGTCATTTCGAATATGAATTTAACAAGTAAAGGTGAAGTGAAGACTAATAATATGTCGGCTTTCTTTATTAATTATTTAATGAATTACGGAGACTTCGAAGAAAATAAGTTGGAATACGAATTTGGAAATTCTAAAAAACTATCTTCAAATTCTAAACATATTGACACTTCAAAAAAGATTGTAGTAGTAGGGGAAACATTAGATCCAAAAAACATAAAAATTGCCCAACGGGAAGCTTTAATGTGGGGAACGCATCAACAGGAATCAATCGAGTACGGGAATGTGGTACACGAAATACTGTCGTTTGTAAAAACAAAAGACGACGTAGTATTGGCAGTAGATAAAGCTATCGAAAACGGATTGATAAATTATGGTCAGAAAGAGTTGGTTTTTCAAACGATTCAGGATATTGTCAATCATAAGGAATTGGAATTCTTTTTTGCTAAGGGGAATATAGTGTTGAATGAGCAAACCATTATTCAAAAAGAGGGTGGTACGATAAAGCCAGATCGAATGGTGTTGACAAAGAATAGCGAAGTGTATTTATTAGATTATAAAACAGGTGTTCATAATGCTAAATATCAAAAGCAACTAGAAAATTATCAATATGCAATTGAGTTAATGGGGTATAAAGTCATAAAAAAAACATTGATTTATATAGGAAAACAAATCGATGTAGTAAATTTGTAG
- the rbfA gene encoding 30S ribosome-binding factor RbfA, which produces METNRQKKIGGVIQKDLVDILQGEVRKNGVANLIISVSKVTVTTDLSVATVYLSVFPQDKAKEILEAVKSNAKTIKHDLSQRVRLQLRKVPNLVFFIDDSLDYIEKIDNALSNRDNPIENRDLLEKRKLI; this is translated from the coding sequence ATGGAAACAAATAGACAGAAAAAAATAGGTGGGGTTATCCAAAAAGATTTGGTGGACATCCTGCAAGGTGAAGTGAGAAAAAACGGAGTAGCTAATTTAATTATTTCGGTATCCAAGGTTACTGTAACTACAGATTTATCTGTGGCTACGGTTTATTTAAGCGTTTTCCCCCAAGACAAAGCAAAAGAAATTTTAGAGGCGGTTAAGTCAAATGCTAAAACAATAAAACACGATTTATCACAAAGAGTTCGTTTGCAATTGAGAAAAGTACCTAATTTGGTTTTCTTTATTGATGACTCTCTAGATTACATTGAAAAAATTGACAATGCTTTATCGAACAGAGATAATCCTATTGAAAACAGGGATCTTTTAGAGAAACGCAAGCTGATATAA
- a CDS encoding FtsX-like permease family protein has product MNFPLYIAKRYILSNSKNNAINIINRIASMGIIVGAMALFVVLSVFSGLKVFSLSFTNDIDPDLKISSTLGKSFFITPEQEAEIKKIDGLASYSKIIEERVLFVFNDKQEVTYLKGVDQNFNKVNDVKKTLYNGQWFEPNTYQVVVGYGIAQKFSMGLLDFNNQLEVLVPRPGKGTIESAEQAFNKSDVFPIGIYAISEDLDSKYVFADLGLAQELLEYKTNQISGIEIKEKTGADENAIIDQLNTIFKNKITVKNRAQLNESLYKMLNTENIAVYLIFTLVIVVALFNLIGALIMMILDKKGNLKTLFNLGTEIKDLRKIFLLQGTLLSVFGGIIGLTLGIIIVLLQQHFQLVMITPTLAYPVVFSIENVLIVMGTIVTLGFIASLIASSRVSKKLLD; this is encoded by the coding sequence TTGAATTTTCCCCTTTACATAGCCAAACGTTACATCCTAAGTAACAGTAAAAACAATGCCATAAATATCATCAATCGCATTGCGAGTATGGGAATCATTGTTGGCGCAATGGCTTTGTTTGTGGTGCTCTCCGTTTTTAGCGGACTGAAAGTTTTTAGTCTTTCGTTTACTAATGATATCGATCCAGATCTAAAAATAAGCAGCACTTTAGGGAAGTCATTTTTTATTACTCCAGAACAAGAGGCCGAAATCAAGAAAATCGACGGCCTTGCTTCGTATTCCAAAATTATTGAAGAGCGCGTCTTGTTTGTTTTTAATGACAAGCAAGAAGTTACTTATCTTAAAGGTGTCGACCAAAACTTCAATAAGGTCAACGACGTTAAAAAAACGCTATATAACGGACAATGGTTTGAACCCAATACCTACCAAGTGGTTGTAGGTTATGGAATTGCACAGAAGTTCTCGATGGGTTTATTGGATTTTAATAATCAACTGGAAGTTCTTGTACCAAGACCCGGAAAAGGCACTATCGAAAGCGCAGAACAAGCTTTTAACAAAAGTGATGTTTTCCCTATTGGAATTTACGCCATCAGTGAAGATCTGGACTCCAAATATGTTTTTGCTGATTTAGGTTTGGCCCAAGAATTACTGGAATACAAAACCAATCAGATTTCAGGAATTGAGATTAAAGAAAAAACCGGAGCTGATGAAAACGCCATAATCGACCAACTGAATACTATCTTCAAAAATAAAATTACCGTAAAAAACAGGGCGCAACTCAACGAATCATTGTATAAAATGTTGAACACAGAGAATATTGCCGTGTATTTAATTTTTACTTTGGTGATTGTAGTGGCGCTTTTTAACTTAATCGGGGCTTTGATTATGATGATACTAGACAAAAAAGGAAACTTAAAAACACTTTTTAATCTAGGAACTGAAATCAAGGATTTAAGAAAGATCTTTTTGCTTCAAGGTACTTTATTGAGTGTTTTTGGAGGGATAATCGGCTTGACTTTGGGAATTATTATTGTGTTGCTACAGCAACATTTTCAGTTGGTTATGATCACCCCTACGCTGGCTTATCCGGTAGTTTTTTCTATCGAAAACGTATTGATTGTTATGGGAACGATTGTTACACTTGGATTTATTGCTTCATTGATTGCAAGTAGCCGAGTGAGCAAGAAGTTATTGGATTAA
- the dusB gene encoding tRNA dihydrouridine synthase DusB, translated as MIKIGNIELPDFPLLLAPMEDVSDPPYRRLCKMHGADMMYSEFISSEGLIRDAIKSRMKLDIFDYERPVGIQIFGGDEEAMALSSKIVSTVNPDIIDINFGCPVKKVVCKGAGAGVLKDVDLMIRLTKAVIDSTDLPVTVKTRLGWDENSINIDEVAERLQDVGVAALSIHARTRAQMYKGHSDWSHIARVKNNPRITMPIFGNGDIDSPEKALQYKNEYGIDGIMIGRAAIGYPWIFNEIKHYFKTGEHLAKPTVADRVEAVRNHLTWAMEWKGERLGIVETRPHYTNYFKGIHSFKPFKQQLVTLDRPEELFAVLNEIELAYAGYEVV; from the coding sequence ATGATCAAGATTGGCAACATAGAATTACCAGATTTCCCTTTACTACTTGCTCCTATGGAGGACGTGAGCGACCCTCCTTACCGTAGGTTGTGTAAAATGCATGGTGCTGATATGATGTACTCGGAATTTATTTCTTCAGAAGGACTTATTCGGGACGCCATCAAAAGCCGAATGAAGTTAGACATCTTCGATTATGAACGCCCTGTTGGAATCCAGATTTTTGGAGGAGATGAGGAAGCGATGGCTTTGTCTTCTAAAATTGTTTCCACTGTTAATCCTGATATCATTGATATTAACTTTGGATGTCCTGTTAAGAAAGTGGTTTGTAAAGGCGCTGGTGCGGGAGTATTGAAAGATGTGGATTTGATGATCCGTTTGACAAAAGCGGTAATTGACAGTACTGATTTGCCTGTAACGGTAAAAACAAGATTGGGTTGGGATGAAAATTCTATCAATATTGACGAAGTGGCTGAGCGTTTGCAAGATGTAGGTGTAGCCGCTTTGAGCATACACGCTAGAACACGCGCCCAAATGTACAAAGGCCATTCCGACTGGTCGCACATCGCCAGGGTGAAAAACAACCCTCGTATCACCATGCCTATTTTCGGTAACGGAGATATTGACAGCCCAGAAAAAGCATTACAATATAAAAACGAATACGGTATCGACGGAATTATGATTGGTCGTGCTGCTATTGGATATCCTTGGATTTTCAACGAAATCAAGCATTACTTCAAAACAGGAGAGCACTTGGCTAAACCTACTGTTGCTGACAGAGTGGAAGCTGTGCGAAATCACTTGACTTGGGCTATGGAATGGAAAGGAGAACGATTAGGGATTGTTGAAACCAGACCACATTACACAAATTATTTCAAAGGAATCCATTCTTTTAAACCGTTCAAGCAGCAACTGGTAACCTTAGATCGCCCCGAGGAATTGTTTGCGGTTTTGAATGAGATCGAACTGGCTTATGCTGGTTATGAAGTGGTTTAA
- the lepA gene encoding translation elongation factor 4, which translates to MKKIRNFCIIAHIDHGKSTLADRLLGATQTVTAREEKAQLLDNMDLERERGITIKSHAIQMEYTYKGEEYILNLIDTPGHVDFSYEVSRSIAACEGALLIVDAAQSIQAQTISNLYLALENDLEIIPVLNKVDLPSANPEEVSDDIIDLLGCKLEDIIHASGKTGFGVENILAAIIEKIPPPSGNVDEPLQALIFDSHYNPFRGIEVIFRVKNGQIKKGQKIKFMATGNEYFADEIGTLKLNQVPKQVISAGDVGYLISGIKEAKEVKVGDTLTDAKTPTTNIIKGFEDVKPMVFAGIYPVDTEDYEELRNSMEKLQLNDASLVFLPESSAALGFGFRCGFLGMLHMEIIQERLEREFNMTVITTVPNVSYNAFTKKDPETALIVNNPSDLPEPSRLDHVEEPFIKATIITKSDYVGNVMSLCIEKRGLITNQTYLTTERVELTFDMPLAEIVFDFYDRLKTVSKGYASFDYTPIGMRTSNLVKVDILLNATIVDALSSLMHVDNAYSIGKKMCEKLKELIPRQQFDIPVQAAIGVKVISRETIKALRKDVTAKCYGGDISRKRKLLEKQKKGKKRMRLVGNVEIPQEAFMAVLKLND; encoded by the coding sequence ATGAAGAAAATACGTAATTTTTGCATTATTGCACATATTGATCACGGTAAAAGCACATTAGCTGACCGTTTACTTGGTGCTACACAAACGGTTACGGCTCGTGAGGAAAAAGCGCAATTGCTTGACAACATGGACCTAGAACGTGAACGTGGAATCACGATAAAAAGTCATGCCATCCAGATGGAATATACTTATAAGGGAGAAGAATATATCCTGAATTTGATTGATACTCCTGGACACGTAGATTTTTCTTATGAAGTTTCGAGATCAATTGCGGCTTGTGAAGGGGCCCTTTTAATTGTTGATGCTGCTCAAAGTATACAAGCACAAACGATTTCGAATTTATATTTGGCTTTAGAGAATGACTTGGAAATTATTCCGGTTCTGAATAAAGTGGATTTACCGAGTGCTAATCCAGAAGAGGTTAGTGATGATATTATTGACTTGTTAGGTTGTAAACTGGAAGACATTATTCACGCTTCGGGTAAAACAGGTTTTGGTGTTGAAAATATTTTGGCAGCCATAATTGAAAAAATCCCACCTCCATCAGGAAATGTTGACGAGCCTTTACAAGCATTGATTTTTGATTCACACTATAATCCGTTTCGTGGAATTGAAGTTATTTTCCGTGTAAAAAACGGTCAGATCAAGAAAGGGCAAAAAATCAAATTCATGGCCACTGGAAATGAATATTTTGCGGATGAAATTGGGACATTAAAATTGAACCAAGTTCCGAAGCAAGTGATTTCGGCTGGTGATGTTGGGTATTTAATTTCGGGAATTAAAGAAGCCAAAGAAGTAAAAGTAGGAGATACGTTGACGGATGCAAAAACGCCAACTACCAATATAATTAAAGGTTTTGAAGATGTGAAGCCTATGGTTTTCGCAGGAATTTACCCTGTTGATACAGAAGATTACGAGGAATTGAGAAACTCAATGGAAAAACTACAACTGAACGATGCTTCACTTGTGTTTTTACCGGAAAGCTCAGCGGCATTAGGATTTGGTTTCCGTTGTGGATTCTTAGGAATGTTACATATGGAGATTATCCAAGAGCGTCTAGAGCGTGAGTTTAACATGACGGTAATCACTACGGTTCCTAACGTTTCGTACAATGCGTTTACCAAAAAAGATCCAGAAACTGCTTTGATAGTCAACAACCCATCTGACCTACCTGAGCCTTCTCGTTTAGACCATGTAGAAGAACCTTTTATAAAAGCTACTATAATCACTAAATCTGATTATGTAGGGAATGTAATGAGTTTGTGTATCGAAAAACGTGGATTGATTACCAATCAAACGTATTTGACTACAGAAAGAGTTGAGTTGACTTTTGACATGCCTTTAGCAGAGATTGTATTTGATTTTTACGACCGTTTGAAAACAGTTTCTAAAGGATATGCTTCTTTTGACTATACGCCTATTGGAATGCGTACTTCAAACCTAGTTAAAGTGGACATCTTACTGAACGCTACCATTGTAGATGCTTTATCTTCTTTAATGCACGTAGACAACGCCTATTCTATTGGTAAAAAAATGTGTGAAAAATTGAAAGAATTGATTCCGCGTCAACAATTTGATATTCCTGTTCAAGCGGCTATTGGTGTGAAAGTAATTTCACGTGAAACCATTAAGGCGTTACGTAAGGATGTTACCGCTAAATGTTACGGTGGAGATATTTCTAGAAAACGTAAATTACTTGAAAAACAGAAAAAAGGTAAAAAACGTATGAGACTTGTAGGTAATGTTGAAATTCCACAAGAAGCGTTTATGGCTGTATTGAAATTGAATGATTAA
- the thiL gene encoding thiamine-phosphate kinase produces MIEDKNPQRTSIAQLGEFGLIDHLTKNFKINQPSTLKGIGDDAAVLDFKDKKVVVSTDLLIEGVHFDLAYMPLKHLGYKAVVVNVSDICAMNAKATQITVSVAVSNRFPLEALEELFAGITHAATEYNVDVIGGDTTSSQKGLIISITAIGEADEEEIVYRNGAKQTDLLVVSGDIGAAYMGLQVLEREKQVFQVNPNSQPDLDAYTYLIERQLKPEARKDIRTLLHALEIKPTSMIDISDGLSSEIMHLCKQSNVGCNLYEDKLPLDPQLISVCEEFNIDSTTVAINGGEDYELLFTIAMEDFEKIKANPNFSIIGHMTQESEGIHLVTRANTKIPLKARGWDALSE; encoded by the coding sequence ATGATTGAAGATAAAAACCCACAACGTACCAGTATAGCACAATTAGGAGAATTTGGACTTATAGACCATTTAACGAAAAATTTCAAAATCAATCAACCTTCTACTTTAAAAGGCATTGGTGATGATGCTGCAGTTCTTGACTTCAAGGATAAAAAAGTAGTGGTTTCTACTGATTTATTGATAGAAGGAGTACATTTTGATTTGGCTTATATGCCATTGAAGCATTTAGGATATAAAGCTGTAGTTGTCAATGTTTCGGATATATGTGCGATGAATGCCAAAGCGACTCAAATCACCGTTTCCGTTGCGGTATCTAATCGTTTCCCATTGGAAGCTTTAGAAGAATTATTTGCTGGAATTACTCATGCGGCCACTGAATATAATGTTGACGTCATAGGTGGAGACACTACTTCATCACAAAAAGGTTTGATTATAAGCATTACTGCCATAGGAGAAGCTGATGAAGAAGAGATTGTATATAGAAACGGCGCAAAACAAACTGATTTATTAGTTGTTTCTGGTGATATAGGTGCTGCTTATATGGGGTTACAAGTATTAGAAAGAGAGAAACAAGTATTTCAAGTAAATCCTAACTCTCAACCTGACTTAGACGCTTATACCTATTTAATTGAACGACAATTAAAACCCGAAGCTCGCAAAGACATACGTACTTTATTACATGCATTAGAAATAAAACCAACCTCTATGATTGATATTTCGGATGGACTATCATCTGAAATTATGCATTTGTGTAAGCAATCTAATGTTGGATGTAATTTATACGAAGATAAATTGCCTCTTGACCCACAATTAATAAGCGTTTGTGAAGAATTCAATATTGACAGTACAACCGTAGCAATAAATGGTGGTGAAGATTACGAATTACTTTTCACTATCGCTATGGAAGATTTTGAGAAAATAAAGGCTAACCCTAATTTCTCTATCATTGGTCATATGACCCAAGAAAGTGAAGGAATCCATTTAGTTACCAGAGCGAATACAAAAATTCCTTTAAAAGCAAGAGGCTGGGACGCTTTGAGTGAATAA
- a CDS encoding response regulator has product MTTESTANAIKKNNILIVDDHPFIIQGYKNAITRYKPERNEYSFAEAKDCESAYHIIMDPHTVPFDIAFLDISMPSYEEKGIYSGEDLAKLILEVMPDCKIILLTMFTEFFKIKTIIQNINPCGLVIKNDLTFDELLFAFDKVVRNGQYYSQSVIKMLESHDNNIEIDLFDKQILFHLSKGTKAMDIPQYIPISLKAIEVRKHNLKELLEIPDGSDIDLVRKARDKGLLF; this is encoded by the coding sequence ATGACAACTGAATCGACTGCAAACGCAATCAAAAAGAATAATATTCTAATCGTTGACGACCACCCGTTTATTATACAAGGGTATAAGAATGCGATTACGAGATACAAGCCAGAACGCAATGAATATTCATTTGCAGAAGCAAAAGATTGTGAGTCAGCTTATCATATTATAATGGATCCGCATACGGTCCCTTTTGATATCGCTTTTTTGGATATTAGTATGCCTTCTTATGAAGAGAAAGGTATTTATTCAGGCGAGGATTTGGCAAAATTAATTTTAGAGGTAATGCCGGACTGTAAAATTATTTTGCTTACAATGTTCACTGAATTCTTTAAAATAAAAACTATAATTCAAAATATAAACCCTTGTGGATTAGTAATAAAGAATGATTTAACTTTTGATGAATTGTTGTTTGCTTTTGATAAAGTAGTTAGAAATGGTCAATATTATAGTCAATCAGTTATAAAGATGTTAGAGTCACATGATAATAATATTGAGATTGACCTCTTTGACAAGCAGATTTTATTTCATTTGTCTAAAGGAACAAAGGCAATGGATATTCCCCAGTACATTCCTATTTCTCTCAAAGCTATTGAAGTAAGAAAACATAATTTAAAAGAATTATTAGAAATTCCTGACGGTAGCGATATAGATTTAGTCCGTAAGGCAAGAGATAAAGGATTGTTGTTTTAA